The following proteins are co-located in the Anaerosporomusa subterranea genome:
- a CDS encoding helix-turn-helix domain-containing protein, producing MKLLTIDEVCEILRVSKPTGYNLIHSEGFPKIKLGRAWRVEEELLNRWVREKIINEAS from the coding sequence ATGAAACTATTAACAATTGATGAGGTCTGCGAAATACTCAGGGTTTCTAAACCTACTGGATATAACCTAATCCACAGTGAGGGTTTCCCAAAAATTAAACTCGGAAGAGCTTGGAGGGTTGAGGAAGAATTGCTTAACAGATGGGTACGTGAAAAAATTATAAATGAGGCATCCTGA